The following DNA comes from Halobacteriovorax sp. HLS.
GTTTCCTGTCAGTCATCTCAATATATTAAAGAGCGCTCCCGTGGATTACTATCTCATGATTGGAGACAATAGGAAATTTCTCAAAGTGATAAATAAATCAGATAGTGATTTTCAAGAAGCACTTTCAAAAGTACATGCTCGAAAAATTAAGTATCTCTACGTTCATAATGAAGATGTACCAATGATGCTTAAGAGTGTTGAGAAAATCTTTCATGACACTTCTGTCAAGAAGAAAGAAGTCGACTTTATTAAGGTTCAGGAGGAAGTCTACGGGCTCATGCAAAGTGTAGGACTATCTGAGTCAGCTCTTAATTTAGCTCAAGAATCTATTGAGGGAATTACCGATAGACTTAGCTCTAGTAAAGATACTAAGAAGCTATTAAATAGCCTATATGTTAATTCAACAAGTAAGTCCTATCAGTTAACGTATATGACCGCGGTAGTTAGTGTAAATCTTCTTTCTCAGTTTAGCTGGAGTACTAAGGAGATGAGAGTCGCCCTTATTAATGCTGCTTTCTTTAATGATATTAAGCTAGAGGGTGATGATGTTTTTCATCGCAATCTTGAGTCCATTAAAAATATAAAGGGGACCAAGAATATAGAGATACTCGAGCATGCTAGCAAAACAGCTGAATTCTTAGAAAAGACAAGTCTTTCACAATTGCAGCAGACGTGTAAGATTGTTAGAGAGCATCATGGTGAGCGTAGTGGCGTAGGCTTTAGTTATAACCTCTCAGGAATATCTAAGTTGTCAGATATCTTTATCGTAAGTGAGGAATTCTGTATCGATATGATTCACGCAAAAGGTGGGAAAATTAATATAGGCAATATTTTGAAATCCATTTCCCAGAGATACTCTGGGAAGTTTGTAAATGAGTACTGCCAAGCTCTTTTAAATATCTTTAAGGGCTAGTTAGAAGTTTTAGGTTCTCGTGCCATCCCCATCCTTGAACCTTTCTGCCTTTCAAGTGGTCTGTGTATTCGAGCTTTATCCATCCTTTTTTCTGATCTAGCTTGGTAAGAACTTGATTAGGAGAAATTGTCATTAGTACTTTAGACTTTGGAGAGTTTAAATCTCTAATATTTACGAACTTCGTCGTAACGTACTGGTCTAGTTTCTTTATAGCTTTGATTTCTGTGTTAATTTTCGCTGGTGCCTGAATAGTTACTGTTTTAGGTTCTGAAAATAATAAGGGGCCTAGAACCATTCCAAACAGAAGACAAATGGCCATGACTACATATAGGTAGTTACGTTTTTCTTTAATGAGTTCAAAACGAGTCTTCGTAATTTCTACATTAATATCCTGATCAAGTTTGTTCATTTCTTCAAAGTGAGTTAAATCTTCTAATTTCTTTTGAAGACCTTCAATTTGTTGAGGAAGCTCTGAGAGAGTTTCTAAAGTTTGAGTAAGTTTCTCATTCTTTTGTCTCTCTAATCTTAGAAATTCATTATTAATTGAGGCATCTGTAGGATAGTATTCAGTAGTAATCTGTTGGAACTGTGTCTTCGTCTGACTTATAGGTTTACCAATTTCGTTTGATAATAGGCTCGAGAGTCCCTTTGCCGGTGCGTCGAGTGTATTCTTTTGTAAAATTGAAGAAAGAGATTTTCCTCCAAGAGGTGTGTCTTCAATTGTTTCTTTGACCATGTCTTGAATATTATCTTTCATAACGTCCCTGTTAGAAAAAGTTGTATGTGTGAAAATATTCTATCTACTTAGATTTACTATGGCAAATCTTTTGCGACCACAATCAATGCGGCCCTTTCTCCAATTCTAACTTTACGATTAGGAAAGAGGATTTTTGATCCATCTTCTTTCGCTATGAAATCTCCATCATTATTAAAACAAATGAGCTGCTCTTTATCAAAGCTTGTAAAGTTTGGCGCGGTATCACTGAAGCTAAATTCAATGCTCTCAGCTCTCTTGTCTATGAGATCTGTAATAATGTAAGTTTCAATATTGTCCAAGTCGGTATGGTGTTTATAGGTTCCATCTATATACTGCCTAAGGGTTAGCTCAGTTTGTTCGAAGTCCTCTTTTTTATTTTCACCAAAAGGTCGAACCTTGCCTAGTTCAATAGTGTAGGAAGTCGCACCAAAAAGTTTTGCGCTGTGATAGGAGAAGGTCGTGGCCTCTCCATCATTAAAGATAACGGCCCTAACTCCTAGGTCGCTCAAAAAAGCGAGTTGTGATTTGTCGACATTCTTATCCATAGCTGAAGGGAATATAGCAAACTTTTCAATTTCAGAATCTCTTATCGCTGTATGTAGGTCATAGTGAAACTTGCGAGAACCTTCTTTAAAAAAGCTTTCGACACAATTAATCAGCACTTGTGCTCTTTGTGTTTCGTAATTACTTGATTTTCCTTCTAATGCCCCAGCAAATAGACGATTAAGATTTTCTTCACAAAATCTCTTTTCAATATTTATCGCTCTAGGGTTACCAAAAATAAAAAGGATATGTTTTTGTGACTTTATCTTTTCATAGTAAAAGTCTTGTACGATATTGCTTAAAATCTCAATTGGTGCCGTCTCATTTCCATGAATTGCGCAGCTTAAGATGACTTGTTCGTTAGATACTGTCCTTGGTTTATATTCGAGAACTCCAGTGTCATGTACAATCAATTGAAATTGATCAGTGTCCTTCCAAACAAATGATTTCTCAATTGATTGTTCATTATCTTGTGTCCATTTTAAAAAATTATCCATAACTTACTCAATCCTAAACTGCTGACCAAACTCCGGAGCAATGAAGCTCTTGTGATCAATTTTATATTTTTCCAAAGCCAGCTTTAACTCTTTGATAGGAGTGTCAATGGCCTCATCAGTTAATTGAAATGTTCCAAAGTGCATACCGATGCTAAATTTAGACTTTAGATCTATATGAGATTTAACCGCTTCTTCAGGGTTCATGTGTTGAGACTTCATAAACCATCTTGGCTCATATGCTCCAATTGGAAGAAGTGATATATCCATTGGACCGTAAACTTCTTGTTGTTCTTTAAAATGCTGCGAGTAACCTGTATCACTAGCAAAATAGATATTCTTTGAATGGTTTTTTATTATAAAGGAACCCCAAAGAGTTTTATTTCTATCAAAGAGGCCGCGGGCCGACCAGTGCTGACACTCTACAAAATGGTATTCAATATTTGAAAATGTTACCGACTCTCTCCAGCCTAATGATGTAATATTTTTTAGACCATTATCTTTTAAGAGTAGATCTACTCCTAGACCTACTATAAACCTTGGTTCATGGTCGCGGCCTAGCTTTTTTAATGTATCAATATCCAAATGATCATAGTGATTATGGCCTATCAGAACAATATCGATAGGAGGTAAGTCTTCATACTTTACCCCTGGCAGTCTTGTTCGCTGTGGACCGACCCAGCTAAAAGGGGAAACTCTTCTAGACCACACTGGATCGGTTAGTATATTGACTCCATCAATTTGAATTAAGAAAGTAGAGTGATTAATAAAGGTGAGTACAACTCCCTTATTTACCCGTTGTTCTTTGATTTTAACTGGGTTTACTTTGATTTCTTCTGGCCACTGCTGCCTTTTTCCTGAAAATTTCCATTTTAGTAAATCACTAAAAGACTTGTTAATCTTTTGATTCTTATAATGAAAATTCTCTCCATCATAGTAATCTGAAACTGGTCCTTTGTATGACGGCCCGCCGACGCAGGAAGATAAAATTAATATTGTAATTAGCGTAGTAAATAACTTCAAATATACTCCTTAGCAGTGGAGTATACTCATAAAAAAATTAGACGTCCATTGTCGCTAATTAGGCAACCAATTAAACCATTCTATAGGGTCATTCTCTTTGATGCGTAAGCACATTGTCGCTGACCAATTAGGAGTCTTAGGAGTATTGAGTAACTTAAAATTAGTTTCAGCTAATAGCTTTGCACCTTTTTGGGAGTTACATTTTTTACAGCAAGTGACTATATTTTCCCAAGTTGTTTGACCACCTTTTGATACAGGGTGAACGTGATCAAAAGTTAGTTCGGCAAACTTGAAACTCTTGTAACAATATTGGCAGGTGTAATTATCTCGAAGGTATATATTAAGTCGGGTGAATTTTACTTGGCGTCGTTTATGATGTTTATTGTGAAGTCGTAGAATCTTTGGAAGCGTAAAGCTCTGTGTTGTTGACCGAATCTGTTTATCGTCGTATTCGGTTACGACTTCGGCCCGCCCGGTCAGAAGGAGTATCATGGCCTTTTGCCAACTAATAATCCTAACCGGGAAGAAGGTGCTATCTAAGAGCAAGGTTCGCATAAAATACTCCTTTACTTCCCACTATTACTTAAATTTTAACACAAGTTTTGTTTAAAAAACAATCGGTGAAAGTCTTTCTTATTCTTACTTCTAAGTCTTTGTATTTTATGAGTTATAATTTGCTTAAGATTGTTTTTCTAATAAGCTGCCAACTCTCTAAACCAGCTGACTGAGGGTCTAGAGAGAGGTGATAGATTTTCTTACCTCTATCAAAAGGAGTGTTCTTTAGCTCAGTAAACTTACAGTTTTTTTTCATTTCACAGAGGTGCTTTGTATTAGTGTAGTCAACAAGTTCATCTCTGAGATCCATAAAAATAAAATTTTCAAGCTCGTCAGAGTATTTAAGTCCTTGGTTGAGTTCGTACATACTTTTATAGGCGACTAGTGAAGTATTAGATTGTGCTCGATAGTCTTCGTAATTGGAACTAGGGATATTGAAGGTAAAACCGAGTTTAAAAAGACCTGTTATGAATCCAACATACCATCTTGTTTTAAATGCTGGAGAAATGTGAAAAACCTTCGCAAATGGAGCTTTAAATTTTTCTACAGCATCTTGAATAAGAACACTTCCTAAAGAATAGCCAAAAGCATACATGGGAACTTTACTGTTTTTTGAAATAAGAAATGCTTGGCATAGTCCTTTATAAAAATCTTTACGCCATCGATCCGCGCTCACTGCTTCCCAGTTAGAGTTCTTAGTGTGTCCTGTTAGCTTGACATAGATCGGAGTAACTTTTCTTTCCTTAAAAATTGATCCAATTACTTCCATTTTCTCAGGATTTAAATTAAGTCCATGAGCGATAATAACGACTCCAGTAATATCTTTTTCTGGAAAGACGGTCTGTTTAGCGTTGTTACAGCTAAGAGCAAATATATTAGATGAAATAAAGAATATTAAAAGGCCGAGTGTTTTAATTGGGTATCCTAACTGTTTCTGACATCACTTGTCGTTTCTATTTTCGAAACCTAAACTATTTAAATATCTTACTTAAGGAGTAATTCGATGAAAAGCATTTTTAAGCTCGCTGTAGCATTCTCTCTATTATTTTCGGTCGCAGCTGAAACAGGTTTGTCAGCGGGTGATCAATTTCTAAATCACAGGCTTGAAGGTAATATTACTATTCTTTGTAGTGACAGAGGTCAGACGGACAGAGTTTATGTAACTTGTAGAGATAGTTATTTAACACCTTCTATGAGATCTAAGTTTGTTTATGATTCAGATGTACAAGCGGATAAGCTAGAGCTCACTTATACAAATAGTAGAGGTAGATCTAAGACTAAGTCTTCAAACGTTAAAGATAAAGAGAGCTCAAGAAACTTTAACCTATGGATTGGTTCTTTAACGCAAAGACCTCTTTTGAAGCCAGGTCATAACGAATTATCTTATAAACTTTTAAAAGGTAAAAATGTTACAGAGCAGGGAACTTTCACTGTGAATGTCGATCCTCAGCCTGTAAGGTACTGTCCATATAGAAGCTACTACTCAAGTTCTGCAAGTGATTGTAGAAATGCTAGCCTCGTTTGCGGTCGATACTTCCGTGAGCATAACGACTGTCAATAGTCTTGGAGTTGGCGAAGATTTCTCTTCGCCAAATTTAACTTATGAAAAAAATACTACTGCTTGTTTTACTAACGATTTCTTTTGCAAGTGCTGAAGAGATTGTTCATGAAGTTTCTAGAGGCCGTCACCATAAGGGTGGAGAAGTTAGAATAGAGACTGTCGACTCTAGTGCTGATCAATTTGTAGCGAAGCTAAAATATAAAATTATTAAAAAGTTCTACATACCTATTAGCAACTCTAAACTACAAGGAGAACTCTCTCAGGAGTTACCGACAAGTTTTGCAACTCTAGAAGGATATGAATCTTTGGAAAGAGATGGAGAGTTAGACCTCGAAAAGGCCACAATAAAATTTGTCAAAAGGACTGATGTTGGTCAGTACTACGACAGTTTCGAGTTTCAAATACTACCAAAGAATGGTAAGTGGAAGGCCACTATCTGGTATCATCCTGACGTCGAAAGTCTAGGTTGGCACCGAAGTGAGATTACAATCTACGCCATTCCTGTCCTGGGTCAATATAATGTATCGAGCTCTCTAAAAAACTGACTAAACTTTTGATAGTTGGCAAAGGCCTAACTTTGCCGACATAAACCTGACAAAGCTGACAGTAAATTAACCATAAACTACTGTATTTATTCAAAATAATCCCTTACTATATATTTAGATAAAGAAATTGATAACGGTTGTTACTATTTCTCACTGTCTATTTTTTTATCAATTTGTTTGATAGAATTGTATAAACCTTAAGCGATAGAGTTGGCATAGTTTTTGGATAATAAAGTTCAGAAATATTTACTCTAAAATAGGAGAGACATATGAAAAAATTAATAATGGCAACAGTTTTAGCATCAGTTGTTTCTGCTCCAGTTATGGCAGCAACTCAAGGAACATTACTTTTACAAGGTCAAGTAGACCAGGTTTTATCTTTAACTGTTAATCCGGTAGCAGGTCATGACTCTCTTGATTTAACAGCTAGTCCAGTAGATTTAAATGTTGCGTCTGTTAATGAAGTATCAAACGCTGAAACTGGATATAAAATATTAGTTAGATCTGCAAATGCAAGTAGCCTAAAGAATGGTACTGCGGACCAAGTAGACTACACTCTTTCATATGGAAATAGTGGAGCACTTACTCTTACAACGACAGACCAAGTTGCTAAATCTGTGACTACTGCTGGTACATATAATGTTGATACTGATGTAGATATCTCATACACAGGTAGTCCAGCTGCTGAACTAGTACAAGGTACTTACTCAGATACAGTTACTTTTACTATTCAAGCTAACTAGTTGATATAATAAATAAGTAGACCTTTTTACTCAAGTAAGAAGGTCATG
Coding sequences within:
- a CDS encoding fimbrial protein, with the protein product MKKLIMATVLASVVSAPVMAATQGTLLLQGQVDQVLSLTVNPVAGHDSLDLTASPVDLNVASVNEVSNAETGYKILVRSANASSLKNGTADQVDYTLSYGNSGALTLTTTDQVAKSVTTAGTYNVDTDVDISYTGSPAAELVQGTYSDTVTFTIQAN
- a CDS encoding MBL fold metallo-hydrolase, with the translated sequence MKLFTTLITILILSSCVGGPSYKGPVSDYYDGENFHYKNQKINKSFSDLLKWKFSGKRQQWPEEIKVNPVKIKEQRVNKGVVLTFINHSTFLIQIDGVNILTDPVWSRRVSPFSWVGPQRTRLPGVKYEDLPPIDIVLIGHNHYDHLDIDTLKKLGRDHEPRFIVGLGVDLLLKDNGLKNITSLGWRESVTFSNIEYHFVECQHWSARGLFDRNKTLWGSFIIKNHSKNIYFASDTGYSQHFKEQQEVYGPMDISLLPIGAYEPRWFMKSQHMNPEEAVKSHIDLKSKFSIGMHFGTFQLTDEAIDTPIKELKLALEKYKIDHKSFIAPEFGQQFRIE
- a CDS encoding HNH endonuclease; this translates as MRTLLLDSTFFPVRIISWQKAMILLLTGRAEVVTEYDDKQIRSTTQSFTLPKILRLHNKHHKRRQVKFTRLNIYLRDNYTCQYCYKSFKFAELTFDHVHPVSKGGQTTWENIVTCCKKCNSQKGAKLLAETNFKLLNTPKTPNWSATMCLRIKENDPIEWFNWLPN
- a CDS encoding serine aminopeptidase domain-containing protein, which translates into the protein MKTLGLLIFFISSNIFALSCNNAKQTVFPEKDITGVVIIAHGLNLNPEKMEVIGSIFKERKVTPIYVKLTGHTKNSNWEAVSADRWRKDFYKGLCQAFLISKNSKVPMYAFGYSLGSVLIQDAVEKFKAPFAKVFHISPAFKTRWYVGFITGLFKLGFTFNIPSSNYEDYRAQSNTSLVAYKSMYELNQGLKYSDELENFIFMDLRDELVDYTNTKHLCEMKKNCKFTELKNTPFDRGKKIYHLSLDPQSAGLESWQLIRKTILSKL
- a CDS encoding succinylglutamate desuccinylase, which translates into the protein MDNFLKWTQDNEQSIEKSFVWKDTDQFQLIVHDTGVLEYKPRTVSNEQVILSCAIHGNETAPIEILSNIVQDFYYEKIKSQKHILFIFGNPRAINIEKRFCEENLNRLFAGALEGKSSNYETQRAQVLINCVESFFKEGSRKFHYDLHTAIRDSEIEKFAIFPSAMDKNVDKSQLAFLSDLGVRAVIFNDGEATTFSYHSAKLFGATSYTIELGKVRPFGENKKEDFEQTELTLRQYIDGTYKHHTDLDNIETYIITDLIDKRAESIEFSFSDTAPNFTSFDKEQLICFNNDGDFIAKEDGSKILFPNRKVRIGERAALIVVAKDLP